A stretch of Mustela nigripes isolate SB6536 chromosome 6, MUSNIG.SB6536, whole genome shotgun sequence DNA encodes these proteins:
- the ERBB3 gene encoding receptor tyrosine-protein kinase erbB-3: MRVNAALQVLGFLLNLAQGSDVGNSQAVCPGTLNGLSVTGDAENQYQTLYKLYERCEVVMGNLEIVLTGHNADLSFLQWIREVTGYVLVAMNEFSTLPLPNLRVVRGTQVYDGKFAIFVMLNYNTNSSHALRQLRFTQLTEILSGGVYIEKNDKLCHMDTIDWRDIVRDRGAEIVVKDNGRNCPPCHEACKGRCWGPRPEDCQTLTKTICAPQCNGHCFGPNPNQCCHDECAGGCSGPQDTDCFACRLFNDSGACVRQCPQPLVYNKLTFQLEPNPHTKYQYGGVCVASCPHNFVVDQTSCVRACPPDKMEVDKNGLKICEPCGGLCPKACEGTGSGSRFQTVDSSNIDGFVNCTKILGNLDFLITGLNGDPWHKIPALDPEKLNVFRTVREITGYLNIQSWPPHMHNFSVFSNLTTIGGRSLYNRGFSLLIMKNLNITSLGLRSLKEISAGRVYISANRQLCYHHSLNWTRLLRGPPEERLDIKHNRPRRDCVAEGKVCDPLCSSGGCWGPGPGQCLSCRNYSRGGVCVTHCNFLNGEPREFAHEAECFSCHLECQPMEGTVTCNGSGSDACAQCAHFRDGPHCVSSCPSGILGAKGPIYKYPDAQNECRPCHENCTQGCKGPELQDCLGQTLALISKTHLAVGLTVVVGLAVIFLILGGTFLYWRGRRIQNKRAMRRYLERGESIEPLDPSEKANKVLARIFKETELRKLKVLGSGVFGTVHKGVWIPEGESIKIPVCIKVIEDKSGRQSFQDVTDHMLAIGSLDHAHIVRLLGLCPGSSLQLVTQYLPLGSLLDHVRQHRGALGPQLLLNWGVQIAKGMYYLEEHGMVHRNLAARNVLLKSPSQVQVADFGVADLLPPDDKQLLHSEAKTPIKWMALESIHFGKYTHQSDVWSYGVTVWELMTFGAEPYAGLRLAEVPDLLEKGERLAQPQICTIDVYMVMVKCWMIDENIRPTFKELANEFTRMARDPPRYLVIKRESGPGIPPGAEPPALTNKELEEVELEPELELDLDLEAEEDGLAATLGSALSLPVGTLNRPRGSQSLLSPSSGYMPMNQGNLGETCQESAFCGSGERCPRPASLHPMPRGRLASESSEGHVTGSEAELQEKVSMCRSQSRSPRPRGDSAYHSQRHSLLTPVTPLSPPGLEEEDVNGYVMPDAHLKGTPSSREGTLSSVGLSSVLGTEEEDEDDEYEYMNRRRRRSPTRPPRPSSLEELGYEYMDVGSDLSASLGSTQSCPLNPVPLMPAAGTTPDEDYEYMNRRHGGGAPGGDYAAMGACPAAEQGYEEMRAFQGPGHHAPHVHCARLKTLRSLEATDSAFDNPDYWHSRLFPKANAQRT; encoded by the exons TGTGTCCTGGGACTCTGAATGGGCTGAGTGTGACGGGCGATGCCGAGAACCAGTACCAGACGTTGTACAAGCTGTACGAGAGGTGTGAGGTGGTGATGGGGAACCTTGAGATTGTGCTCACAGGACACAATGCTGACCTCTCCTTCCTGCAG TGGATCCGAGAAGTGACCGGCTATGTCCTCGTGGCCATGAACGAGTTCTCTACGCTGCCACTGCCCAACCTCCGGGTGGTGCGGGGGACTCAGGTGTACGATGGGAAGTTTGCCATCTTTGTCATGTTGAACTATAACACCAACTCCAGCCATGCCCTGCGCCAGCTCCGCTTTACTCAGCTCACTG AGATTTTGTCAGGGGGCGTTTATATTGAGAAGAACGATAAACTTTGTCACATGGACACAATCGACTGGAGGGACATCGTGAGGGACCGAGGTGCAGAGATAGTGGTGAAGGACAATGGCAGGAACT GTCCCCCATGTCATGAGGCCTGCAAGGGGCGATGCTGGGGTCCTAGACCAGAGGATTGCCAGACAT TGACCAAGACCATCTGTGCCCCTCAATGTAATGGTCACTGCTTTGGGCCCAACCCCAACCAGTGCTGCCATGATGAGTGCGCAGGCGGCTGCTCAGGCCCTCAGGACACAGACTGCTTT GCCTGTCGACTCTTCAATGACAGTGGGGCCTGTGTGCGCCAGTGTCCACAGCCTCTAGTCTACAACAAGCTAACTTTCCAGCTGGAACCCAACCCCCACACTAAGTATCAGTACGGAGGAGTTTGTGTGGCCAGCTGTCCCC ATAACTTTGTAGTGGATCAAACTTCTTGTGTCCGGGCCTGTCCTCCTGACAAAATGGAAGTAGataaaaatggactcaaaatatGTGAACCTTGTGGGGGGCTCTGCCCCAAAG CCTGTGAAGGGACAGGATCTGGGAGCCGCTTCCAGACTGTGGACTCTAGCAACATTGATGGATTTGTGAACTGCACCAAGATCCTGGGCAACCTGGACTTTCTTATCACTGGCCTCAATGG AGACCCCTGGCACAAGATCCCTGCTCTGGACCCTGAGAAGCTCAATGTCTTCCGGACAGTACGGGAGATCACAG GTTACCTGAACATCCAGTCCTGGCCTCCCCACATGCACAACTTCAGTGTCTTTTCCAACCTGACAACCATCGGGGGCAGAAGCCTATACAA CCGGGGTTTCTCTTTGTTAATCATGAAGAACTTGAATATAACATCTTTGGGCCTCCGATCTTTGAAAGAAATTAGTGCCGGGCGTGTCTACATAAGTGCCAACAGGCAGCTCTGCTACCACCATTCTCTGAACTGGACCAGGCTTCTTCGGGGGCCTCCTGAAGAGAGACTAGACATCAAGCATAATCGGCCCCGCAGAGACTGTG TGGCCGAGGGCAAAGTGTGTGATCCCCTGTGCTCCTCTGGAGGATGCTGGGGCCCAGGTCCTGGTCAGTGCCTCTCCTGTCGAAACTACAGCCGAGGAGGTGTCTGTGTGACCCACTGCAACTTTCTGAATGG GGAGCCTCGTGAGTTTGCCCATGAGGCTGAATGCTTCTCCTGCCACCTGGAGTGCCAACCCATGGAGGGTACTGTCACATGCAATGGCTCG GGTTCTGATGCTTGTGCTCAGTGTGCCCATTTTCGAGATGGGCCCCACTGTGTGAGCAGCTGCCCCAGTGGCATCCTCGGGGCCAAGGGCCCCATCTACAAGTATCCAGATGCTCAGAATGAATGTCGGCCCTGCCATGAGAATTGCACCCAGGG GTGCAAGGGACCAGAGCTACAAGACTGTTTAGGTCAAACACTGGCACTGATCAG CAAAACCCATCTGGCAGTGGGTTTAACAGTGGTAGTAGGATTGGCAGTGATTTTCCTGATCCTTGGAGGCACTTTCCTCTACTGGCGTGGGCGTCGGATTCAGAATAAGAGGGCTATGAGGCGCTACTTGGAACGGGGTGAG AGCATAGAGCCTCTGGATCCCAGTGAGAAGGCTAACAAAGTCTTGGCCAGAATCTTCAAAGAAACAGAGCTAAGGAAGCTTAAAGTGCTTGGCTCAGGCGTCTTTGGAACCGTGCACAAA GGAGTATGGATACCTGAGGGGGAATCAATCAAGATTCCAGTCTGCATTAAAGTCATTGAGGACAAGAGTGGACGACAAAGTTTTCAAGATGTGACGGAT CATATGCTGGCCATTGGCAGCCTAGACCATGCCCACATTGTACGGCTGCTGGGACTATGCCCAGGGTCATCTCTGCAGCTCGTCACTCAGTACTTGCCTCTGGGTTCCCTGCTGGATCACGTGAGACAACACCGTGGAGCGTTGGGGCCCCAGCTGCTGCTCAATTGGGGAGTACAGATTGCCAAG GGGATGTACTACCTTGAGGAGCATGGTATGGTGCACAGGAACCTGGCAGCCCGAAATGTGCTACTGAAGTCACCCAGTCAGGTTCAGGTGGCAGATTTTGGGGTGGCTGACTTGCTGCCCCCTGATGATAAGCAACTACTACACAGTGAGGCCAAG ACTCCAATTAAGTGGATGGCCCTGGAGAGTATCCACTTTGGGAAATACACACACCAGAGTGACGTCTGGAGTTATG GAGTGACAGTTTGGGAGCTGATGACCTTTGGGGCAGAACCCTATGCTGGGCTACGACTGGCTGAAGTACCAGACCTGCTAGAGAAGGGGGAGCGACTGGCGCAGCCCCAGATCTGTACCATCGATGTCTACATGGTCATGGTCAAGT GTTGGATGATTGATGAGAACATTCGTCCAACCTTTAAAGAACTAGCCAATGAGTTCACCAGGATGGCCCGAGACCCACCACGGTATCTGGTCATAAAG agagagagtgggcctGGAATTCCCCCTGGGGCAGAGCCCCCTGCTCTGACAAACAAGGAACTGGAGGAGGTGGAGCTAGAGCCAGAATTGGAGCTAGACCTGGATTTGGAGGCAGAGGAGGATGGTCTGGCGGCCACActaggctctgccctcagcctaCCTGTGGGAACACTTAATCGGCCCCGTGGG AGCCAGAGTCTTTTAAGCCCATCATCTGGATACATGCCTATGAACCAGGGTAATCTTGGGGAGACTTGCCAG GAGTCTGCATTTTGTGGGAGTGGTGAGCGGTGCCCCCGTCCAGCCTCTTTGCACCCAATGCCACGGGGACGCCTGGCATCAGAGTCCTCAGAGGGCCATGTGACAGGCTCTGAGGCTGAGCTCCAGGAGAAGGTGTCAATGTGTAGGAGCCAGAGCCGGAGCCCACGGCCACGTGGAGACAGTGCCTACCATTCCCAGCGCCATAGCCTGCTCACTCCTGTCACCCCACTCTCCCCACCAGGGTTAGAGGAAGAGGATGTCAATGGATATGTCATGCCAGATGCACACCTCAAAG GTACTCCCTCCTCCCGGGAAGGTACCCTTTCTTCAGTGGGCCTCAGTTCTGTCCTGGGTAccgaagaagaagatgaagatgacGAGTATGAGTACATGAACCGGAGGAGAAGGCGCAGTCCAACTCGTCCCCCTAGGCCCAGTTCTCTCGAGGAGCTGGGTTATGAGTACATGGATGTGGGATCAGACCTCAGTGCTTCCCTGGGCAGCACACAGAGTTGCCCACTCAACCCTGTGCCCCTCATGCCTGCTGCTGGCACAACCCCAGATGAGGACTATGAATATATGAATCGGCGACATGGTGGAGGAGCTCCCGGGGGAGATTACGCAGCCATGGGGGCCTGCCCAGCGGCTGAGCAAGGTTATGAAGAGATGAGAGCTTTCCAGGGGCCTGGACACCATGCCCCCCATGTCCACTGTGCTCGCCTCAAAACTCTTCGTAGTTTAGAAGCCACTGACTCCGCTTTTGATAACCCTGATTACTGGCATAGCAGGCTTTTCCCCAAGGCTAATGCTCAGAGAACATAA